A window of the Deinococcus gobiensis I-0 genome harbors these coding sequences:
- a CDS encoding Rho termination factor N-terminal domain-containing protein, which produces MPKAWSRKDERQYGHVRQSELDQGQPEDRAEEIAARTVNKTRREEGRTPNRRTQGTGNPNRALTELSRDELYNRARERGVPGRSRMSKAQLIEALQ; this is translated from the coding sequence ATGCCCAAAGCCTGGAGCCGCAAGGACGAGCGTCAGTACGGCCATGTCAGACAGAGCGAGCTGGACCAGGGCCAGCCTGAGGACCGGGCCGAGGAGATCGCTGCGCGTACCGTGAACAAGACCCGCCGCGAGGAGGGCCGCACGCCGAACAGGCGCACCCAGGGCACCGGCAACCCGAACCGGGCCCTCACGGAGTTGTCCCGTGACGAGCTGTACAACCGTGCCCGCGAGCGGGGCGTACCGGGCCGCAGCCGCATGAGCAAGGCCCAATTGATCGAAGCGCTGCAGTAG
- a CDS encoding SRPBCC family protein, whose product MTKQDSKGMDQQRLIGGAAGGALVLLGLRKKGVLGLGIAAVGGYLAYRAATGNDPVMKAAGLGGGPVSSKPIFVEHSVVIDRAPQQVYDYWRKLDNLPRIMSHLEEVTQLDAKRSRWVAKAPLGTHVEWEAEIVNDKPGERIGWHSLPGATVDNAGSVQFEGLPGGNSTRVHVALSYRPPAGPLGAAVAKLFGEEPSQQIAEDLQKFKQSFEGSSPRA is encoded by the coding sequence ATGACGAAACAGGATTCCAAGGGAATGGATCAGCAGCGCCTGATCGGCGGGGCCGCCGGCGGCGCGCTCGTGCTGCTGGGGCTGCGCAAAAAGGGTGTGCTGGGGCTGGGCATCGCGGCGGTCGGCGGGTACCTCGCCTACCGCGCCGCGACCGGCAACGATCCGGTGATGAAGGCGGCGGGCCTGGGCGGCGGCCCGGTGTCGAGCAAGCCGATTTTCGTCGAGCACAGCGTGGTCATCGACAGAGCGCCCCAGCAGGTCTACGACTACTGGCGCAAGCTCGACAACCTGCCGCGCATCATGAGCCACCTCGAAGAAGTCACGCAGCTCGACGCCAAGCGCAGCCGCTGGGTCGCCAAGGCCCCGCTGGGCACCCACGTCGAGTGGGAAGCCGAGATCGTCAACGACAAGCCCGGCGAGCGCATCGGCTGGCACTCGCTGCCCGGCGCGACGGTGGACAACGCCGGCAGCGTGCAGTTCGAGGGCCTGCCCGGCGGCAACAGCACCCGCGTGCATGTCGCCCTGAGCTACCGCCCGCCCGCCGGTCCGCTGGGGGCCGCCGTCGCCAAGCTCTTCGGCGAGGAGCCCAGCCAGCAGATCGCCGAGGACCTCCAGAAGTTCAAGCAGAGCTTCGAGGGCAGCTCGCCCAGGGCCTGA
- a CDS encoding GGDEF domain-containing protein: protein MAAHGGSGQQGSDRLALLETAWHGRDVTPEQAAQTARAALKSPDGARADVILAYLDWRAGHYSRSAGRLGRAMPRLERGPGLPDVWLGRALNTLANLHSLLNQPGEAATLFGRQLQLARDLDSAELEASGLHDLGVSQFLVGDAVRAEAHLRRALPLLDGLSDPVGQGIARLNLGILNLRAGQPQVATEQLLRALATVWGGPEAEVARAPELPWLESRLRRSLLEAAEAAGDDRLVAEQETALRRLSTRAPDHLEIALDIALALSSRAGPQATLEQLRPVLDLARRLGQEQHAGLVCAHERLSEACAALGDPGAALDHLRAALALERATHAAEREQQYRTLEVLHHTRVLNDIAEQERQKNSQLLSDLRDLQTLNEHMRRLSLTDGLTGLYNRYHLFLEGERLSARAAPDRPLGVAIIDIDHFKRINDRCGHLPGDEVLRTLARLIRDFAQPGDLAARYGGEEFVLLRPGVSAPAFAADLQALRQAVTGFGWEAVAPGLRVTVSIGVAEACGPHFEAGLGAADQCLYLVKNTGRDAVRFCHSPECPPGPA from the coding sequence ATGGCGGCGCACGGCGGCAGTGGGCAGCAGGGGAGCGACCGGCTCGCCCTGCTCGAAACCGCCTGGCATGGCCGCGACGTGACCCCGGAGCAGGCTGCCCAGACCGCCCGCGCGGCCCTCAAAAGCCCCGACGGCGCGCGCGCCGACGTGATCCTGGCCTACCTCGACTGGCGAGCCGGACACTACAGCCGCAGCGCGGGGCGACTCGGCCGCGCCATGCCCCGGCTGGAACGCGGCCCCGGGCTGCCGGACGTGTGGCTGGGCCGCGCCCTGAACACCCTGGCGAACCTGCACAGCCTCCTGAACCAGCCGGGAGAGGCCGCCACGCTGTTCGGCCGGCAGTTGCAGCTGGCCCGCGACCTGGACAGCGCCGAGCTGGAAGCCAGCGGCCTGCACGACCTGGGGGTCTCGCAGTTCCTGGTGGGCGACGCCGTGAGGGCCGAGGCCCACCTGCGCCGGGCCCTGCCGCTGCTCGACGGCCTGTCCGACCCGGTGGGGCAGGGCATCGCGCGGCTGAACCTGGGCATCCTGAACCTGCGTGCCGGCCAGCCACAGGTCGCCACCGAGCAGCTGCTCCGGGCACTGGCGACCGTCTGGGGCGGCCCCGAGGCCGAAGTGGCCCGGGCGCCCGAGCTGCCCTGGCTCGAAAGCCGGCTGCGGCGCTCGCTGCTGGAGGCGGCCGAGGCGGCGGGCGACGACCGCCTGGTCGCCGAGCAGGAGACGGCGCTGCGCCGGCTCTCCACACGGGCCCCCGACCACCTGGAGATCGCGCTGGACATCGCGCTGGCGCTGAGCAGCCGCGCCGGCCCGCAGGCCACCCTGGAGCAGCTCCGGCCGGTGCTGGACCTGGCCCGGCGACTGGGGCAGGAGCAACACGCGGGGCTCGTCTGCGCGCACGAGCGCCTCAGCGAGGCCTGCGCGGCCCTGGGGGACCCCGGGGCGGCCCTCGACCACCTGCGCGCCGCCCTGGCGCTGGAACGGGCGACCCACGCGGCCGAGCGCGAGCAGCAGTACCGGACCCTGGAGGTGCTGCACCACACCCGCGTCCTGAACGACATCGCCGAACAGGAGCGCCAGAAGAACAGCCAGCTGCTCTCGGACCTGCGCGACCTCCAGACCCTCAACGAGCACATGCGGCGCCTGAGCCTTACCGACGGCCTGACAGGCCTGTACAACCGCTACCACCTTTTTCTGGAGGGCGAGCGGCTCTCGGCCAGGGCCGCCCCGGACCGGCCGCTGGGCGTGGCGATCATCGACATCGACCACTTCAAGCGCATCAACGACCGCTGCGGCCATCTGCCCGGCGACGAGGTCCTGCGGACCCTGGCCCGGCTCATCCGCGACTTCGCGCAGCCCGGCGACCTCGCGGCGCGCTACGGCGGCGAGGAATTCGTGCTGCTGCGCCCGGGCGTGTCGGCCCCCGCCTTCGCCGCCGACCTTCAGGCGTTGCGGCAGGCCGTGACCGGTTTCGGGTGGGAGGCGGTGGCGCCGGGCCTGCGCGTCACGGTGAGCATCGGGGTGGCCGAAGCCTGCGGCCCGCACTTCGAGGCGGGGCTGGGAGCCGCCGACCAGTGCCTCTACCTCGTGAAGAACACGGGACGCGACGCCGTGCGCTTCTGCCACAGCCCCGAGTGCCCGCCGGGCCCGGCCTGA
- a CDS encoding HD-GYP domain-containing protein: MDASASPDGPQEAAALPLPDSAVTPKDLALHLTRLALTAPDLGSAMTPVLDTLVGHTAAVGAGYFQWREATLAYHARSASGEMPEGPQMAALLAHGLPGNMPLLRALERAEGVLYFEETQDCEIAAGFPDLGVRALLAAPVTSQSGELVGALLAHVFTPHVWTPAERQLVGSVTGLLALLAARLDAEERERAAHESALRAIGLCLEARDAETQGHTDRVTDLAVRLGEHLGLNDTGLRTLRWGAYLHDIGKIGIPDDILHHPGGLSAEMRGRMQEHVGDGVRLATQLSFLPQATLDVIGAHHEWWDGRGYPAGLKGEEIALPARIFSVCDVFDALTNARPYKAAWSMGATLEYIQDLSGQQFDPQVVEALLAVLGDELPAVM; encoded by the coding sequence ATGGACGCCTCTGCCTCGCCCGACGGCCCACAAGAAGCTGCTGCGCTTCCCCTCCCGGACTCCGCCGTCACGCCGAAAGACCTCGCCCTGCACCTGACCCGCCTGGCCCTCACAGCCCCCGACCTGGGCAGCGCCATGACCCCGGTTCTCGACACGCTGGTCGGCCATACGGCGGCGGTGGGGGCCGGGTACTTCCAGTGGCGCGAGGCCACGCTGGCCTACCACGCCCGCAGCGCCAGCGGCGAGATGCCCGAGGGCCCGCAGATGGCCGCGCTGCTGGCCCACGGCCTGCCCGGCAATATGCCGCTGTTGCGCGCCCTGGAGCGGGCCGAGGGCGTGCTGTATTTCGAGGAGACCCAGGACTGCGAGATCGCCGCCGGATTCCCCGATCTGGGCGTCCGGGCGCTGCTGGCCGCCCCGGTGACCAGCCAGAGCGGAGAACTGGTGGGGGCGCTGCTGGCGCACGTCTTCACGCCACATGTCTGGACCCCCGCCGAGCGTCAGCTGGTGGGCAGCGTGACCGGGCTGCTGGCGTTGCTGGCCGCGCGGCTGGACGCCGAGGAACGCGAACGCGCCGCCCACGAGAGCGCCCTGCGCGCCATCGGCCTGTGTCTGGAGGCCCGCGACGCCGAAACCCAGGGCCACACCGACCGCGTCACCGATCTGGCGGTGCGGCTCGGCGAGCACCTGGGCCTGAACGACACCGGGCTGCGTACCCTGCGCTGGGGGGCCTACCTGCACGACATCGGCAAGATCGGCATTCCCGACGACATCCTGCACCACCCCGGCGGCCTGAGCGCCGAGATGCGTGGCCGGATGCAGGAACATGTGGGCGACGGCGTACGGCTGGCGACGCAGCTCTCTTTCCTGCCGCAGGCCACCCTCGACGTGATCGGCGCACACCACGAGTGGTGGGACGGCCGGGGCTATCCCGCCGGCCTCAAGGGCGAGGAGATCGCCCTGCCCGCGCGCATCTTCTCGGTGTGCGACGTCTTCGACGCCCTGACCAACGCCCGGCCCTACAAGGCGGCCTGGAGCATGGGGGCCACGCTGGAGTACATCCAGGACCTCAGTGGCCAGCAGTTCGATCCGCAGGTGGTCGAAGCCCTGCTGGCCGTCCTGGGCGACGAACTGCCCGCCGTGATGTAA
- a CDS encoding DUF427 domain-containing protein — protein sequence MLRRPQPLPPGPGQESVWSYPRPPRLERTPKLVEVWLGGQLVAQTRAAFRVLETSHPPTYYLPREAFAPGVLRPAPGGSVCEYKGEATYWTLVGGREVAQAAGWSYESPTPEFREMAGHVAVYAGRMDECRVDGERVTPQPGGFYGGWITGDVVGPFKGEPGTWGW from the coding sequence ATGCTGCGCCGTCCCCAGCCCCTTCCCCCAGGCCCCGGTCAGGAGTCGGTGTGGAGCTACCCGCGTCCGCCCCGGCTGGAGCGCACCCCCAAACTCGTCGAGGTGTGGCTGGGCGGCCAGCTCGTCGCGCAGACGCGCGCGGCCTTCCGGGTGCTGGAGACGAGCCATCCGCCGACCTATTACCTGCCCAGAGAAGCCTTCGCTCCCGGAGTGCTCCGCCCGGCCCCGGGCGGCAGCGTATGTGAGTACAAGGGGGAGGCGACGTACTGGACCCTGGTGGGCGGCCGCGAGGTGGCCCAGGCGGCGGGCTGGAGCTACGAGTCGCCCACCCCGGAATTCCGGGAGATGGCCGGGCACGTCGCCGTGTACGCCGGGCGTATGGACGAGTGCCGGGTGGACGGCGAACGCGTGACGCCGCAGCCGGGCGGGTTCTACGGCGGCTGGATCACAGGCGACGTGGTGGGGCCTTTCAAGGGTGAGCCGGGAACCTGGGGCTGGTAG
- a CDS encoding acyl-CoA thioesterase, which translates to MSETETKAPRSRARMLELVFPKDTNYHGTAFGGWVLSLMDKAASIAAVRHAGGNVVTARMDGVDFHVPIRVGDAVALDARVVRVGRTSMTIRVDVYREHMASGEQELATTGLFVFVALDDQGRPRPVPAMAPGDTASAEPDYEARP; encoded by the coding sequence ATGAGCGAGACGGAGACGAAAGCGCCGCGCAGCCGCGCGCGCATGTTGGAACTGGTGTTCCCGAAAGACACGAACTATCACGGCACGGCCTTCGGGGGCTGGGTGCTGTCGCTGATGGACAAGGCCGCCAGCATCGCCGCCGTGCGGCACGCGGGCGGCAACGTGGTCACGGCGCGCATGGACGGCGTGGACTTCCATGTCCCCATCCGGGTCGGGGACGCCGTGGCGCTCGACGCCCGCGTGGTGCGCGTGGGGCGCACGAGCATGACCATCCGCGTGGACGTGTACCGCGAGCACATGGCGAGCGGCGAGCAGGAACTGGCGACCACCGGCCTGTTCGTGTTCGTGGCCCTGGACGACCAGGGCCGCCCGCGCCCGGTCCCGGCGATGGCCCCCGGCGATACCGCCAGCGCCGAGCCGGACTACGAGGCCCGCCCGTGA
- the paaZ gene encoding phenylacetic acid degradation bifunctional protein PaaZ, with protein sequence MTVSSSAPVPPAPGLLRPESYLCGHWQGGEGGELLRDAVYGRPVAALPGGRVDFAAALAYGRDQGAALRRLTFHDRARRLRALGTYLMERKEAYYALNLLTGATRRDGWVDIEGGIGTLFSYASMARRELPDERFWPDGKVEVLGRGGTFVGRHLLVPREGVAVQINAFNFPVWGMLEKLAPAFIAGMPTLVKPAPQTAYLTERVARDIVASGLLPEGSLQLVVGEPGDLLDHLEEQDLVAFTGSAATAARLRVHPNVVARSVPFNAEADSLNASVLGLTVRPEDPEFALYVRELAREMTGKAGQKCTAIRRAIVPRGLVEAVTDALRAELDKVTLGDPARDDVRMGALVSAAQRDRVRESLERLRQDAEVVIGGEGQERELRGGDREQGAFFDPVVLRCDDPLRSGPHELEVFGPVATLLPYDTLDDAVRLGKRGRGSLAGSAVTYDRAEATDLVLGLASTHGRLLVLNRDDAKESTGHGSPLPQLLHGGPGRAGGGAELGGLSGVRHHMNRVAVQADPTTLSAITREHVPGAQVQEDTVHPFRKTFDEIKVGDSLLTHRRTVTEADIVNFAGLTGDHFYAHVDEIGAREGIFGRRVAHGYFLISAAAGQFVSPAPGPVLANYGLENLRFTEPVGIGDTIRTRLTCKRRIRKDLRPGEVRPTSVVEWHAEITNQHGGLVATYDVLTLVERARDGFDPPLPEAEAAEA encoded by the coding sequence ATGACGGTTTCTTCTTCTGCCCCGGTTCCCCCGGCGCCCGGCCTGCTGCGCCCCGAGTCCTACCTGTGCGGCCACTGGCAGGGCGGCGAGGGGGGCGAGCTGCTGCGCGACGCAGTCTACGGCCGCCCCGTCGCGGCGCTGCCCGGCGGCCGGGTGGACTTCGCGGCGGCGCTGGCCTACGGCCGCGACCAGGGCGCGGCGCTGCGCCGCCTGACCTTCCACGACCGCGCGCGGCGGCTGCGGGCGCTGGGCACCTACCTCATGGAGCGCAAGGAGGCCTACTACGCCCTGAACCTGCTGACCGGCGCGACCCGCCGCGACGGCTGGGTGGACATCGAGGGCGGCATCGGCACGCTGTTTTCCTACGCCAGCATGGCCCGGCGCGAGCTGCCCGACGAGCGCTTCTGGCCCGACGGCAAGGTCGAGGTGCTCGGCCGGGGCGGCACCTTCGTCGGGCGGCACCTGCTCGTGCCGCGCGAGGGCGTGGCCGTCCAGATCAACGCCTTCAACTTTCCGGTGTGGGGCATGCTCGAAAAGCTGGCGCCCGCCTTCATCGCGGGGATGCCCACGCTGGTCAAGCCCGCGCCGCAGACCGCCTACCTCACCGAGCGGGTCGCGCGCGACATCGTGGCGTCGGGCCTGCTGCCCGAGGGCAGCCTGCAACTCGTGGTGGGCGAGCCGGGCGACCTGCTGGACCACCTGGAGGAACAGGACCTCGTGGCCTTCACCGGCTCGGCGGCGACGGCGGCCAGGCTGCGGGTGCACCCCAACGTCGTGGCGCGATCGGTGCCCTTCAACGCCGAGGCCGACAGCCTCAACGCCTCGGTGCTGGGCCTGACGGTGCGGCCCGAGGACCCCGAATTCGCGCTGTACGTGCGCGAGCTGGCGCGCGAGATGACCGGCAAGGCGGGCCAGAAATGCACCGCCATCCGCCGGGCCATCGTGCCGCGTGGGCTGGTCGAGGCGGTCACGGACGCGCTGCGCGCCGAGCTGGACAAGGTCACGCTGGGCGACCCGGCGCGCGACGACGTGCGCATGGGCGCGCTGGTCAGCGCCGCGCAGCGCGACCGGGTGCGCGAGTCGCTGGAGCGGCTCCGGCAGGACGCCGAGGTGGTCATCGGCGGCGAGGGCCAGGAGCGCGAACTGCGCGGCGGCGACCGCGAGCAGGGCGCTTTCTTCGACCCGGTGGTGCTGCGCTGCGACGACCCGCTGCGCAGCGGCCCGCACGAGCTGGAGGTGTTCGGGCCGGTGGCGACCCTGCTGCCCTACGACACGCTGGACGACGCCGTGCGCCTGGGCAAGCGCGGGCGCGGCTCGCTGGCGGGCAGCGCCGTGACCTACGACCGCGCCGAGGCGACCGACCTCGTGCTGGGGCTGGCGAGCACGCACGGCCGCCTGCTCGTCCTGAACCGCGACGACGCGAAAGAGAGCACCGGGCACGGCTCGCCGCTGCCGCAGCTGCTGCACGGCGGTCCCGGCCGCGCGGGCGGCGGCGCGGAACTCGGCGGGCTGTCGGGGGTCAGGCACCACATGAACCGCGTGGCGGTGCAGGCCGATCCCACGACCCTCTCGGCCATCACGCGCGAGCATGTGCCGGGGGCGCAGGTGCAGGAGGACACGGTCCACCCCTTCCGCAAGACCTTCGACGAGATCAAGGTGGGCGACAGCCTCCTGACGCACCGCCGCACCGTCACCGAGGCCGACATCGTGAATTTCGCGGGCCTGACCGGCGACCACTTCTACGCGCATGTGGACGAGATCGGGGCCAGGGAAGGCATCTTCGGGCGGCGGGTCGCGCACGGCTACTTCCTGATCTCGGCGGCGGCCGGGCAGTTCGTGTCGCCCGCGCCGGGGCCGGTGCTGGCGAACTACGGCCTGGAGAACCTGCGCTTCACCGAGCCGGTGGGCATCGGGGACACCATCCGCACCCGCCTGACCTGCAAGCGCCGCATCCGCAAGGACCTGCGCCCCGGCGAGGTGCGCCCGACCAGCGTGGTCGAGTGGCACGCCGAGATCACCAACCAGCACGGGGGGCTCGTCGCCACCTACGACGTCCTGACCCTGGTCGAGCGCGCGCGCGACGGCTTCGACCCGCCGCTGCCGGAGGCGGAGGCCGCCGAAGCCTAA
- the pth gene encoding aminoacyl-tRNA hydrolase: protein MKLIVGLGNPGEKYAQTRHNVGWLVLNELARRAGATWRKEKDADVADVRLGAAPGQKVLLVRPTTFMNTSGKAVAPLMAFYKLGGDDLLVLQDDLDSPFGLLKLRHGGRHGGQNGLRDIIRLLGYEAFARVKVGISRPPAGWDPADWVLSKWREGEAETLAELVRLGADAATVWATEGLSGAQGQYNGTDLRPRPEPVHTAPHDDNRSEA, encoded by the coding sequence TTGAAACTCATCGTGGGCCTGGGCAATCCGGGCGAGAAGTACGCGCAGACACGCCACAACGTCGGCTGGCTGGTCCTGAACGAGCTGGCCCGGCGCGCGGGCGCGACCTGGCGCAAGGAAAAGGACGCCGATGTGGCCGACGTGCGCCTGGGGGCCGCCCCCGGCCAGAAGGTGCTGCTCGTGCGGCCGACCACCTTCATGAACACCTCGGGCAAGGCGGTCGCGCCCCTCATGGCCTTCTACAAGCTGGGGGGCGACGACCTGCTGGTGTTGCAGGACGACCTCGACAGTCCCTTCGGGCTGCTCAAGCTCCGGCACGGCGGGCGGCACGGCGGCCAGAACGGCCTGCGCGACATCATCCGGCTGCTGGGGTACGAGGCCTTCGCGCGGGTCAAGGTGGGCATCTCGCGCCCGCCGGCCGGCTGGGACCCCGCCGACTGGGTGCTGAGCAAGTGGCGCGAAGGGGAAGCGGAGACTCTGGCCGAGCTCGTGCGCCTGGGGGCCGACGCCGCGACGGTGTGGGCCACGGAGGGGCTGTCTGGCGCTCAGGGACAGTACAACGGCACCGATCTGCGCCCGCGCCCGGAGCCGGTCCATACTGCGCCGCATGACGACAACCGATCTGAGGCTTGA
- a CDS encoding TetR/AcrR family transcriptional regulator — MTDSPAQPPKDTDAAKPRREQIHDVASRLFSERGYHATSMRDLAGELGMQGGSLYAHISGKEELLIEIVSRASRQFDTALFLLRDADLPADQKLREAMHRHIRVVADNMESATVFFHEWKHLSPAAYRHVTDWRDTIDAFYRELIVQGMREGTLRPDLDIKMTANLILSAVNWTYTWYRPGGELTPRQVAESFADMLLSGLRALPGTESPSGEVRP, encoded by the coding sequence ATGACCGATTCCCCCGCCCAGCCCCCGAAGGACACCGACGCCGCCAAGCCCCGGCGCGAGCAGATTCACGACGTGGCGAGCCGCCTGTTTTCCGAGCGGGGATACCACGCCACGAGCATGCGTGACCTCGCCGGAGAGCTGGGCATGCAGGGAGGCAGCCTCTACGCGCACATCAGCGGCAAGGAAGAACTGCTCATCGAGATCGTGAGCCGGGCGTCCCGGCAGTTCGACACGGCGCTGTTCCTGCTGCGCGACGCCGACCTGCCCGCCGACCAGAAGCTGCGCGAGGCGATGCACCGCCATATCCGGGTGGTCGCCGACAACATGGAGAGCGCGACCGTGTTTTTCCACGAGTGGAAACACCTGTCGCCCGCCGCCTACCGGCACGTGACCGACTGGCGCGACACCATCGACGCCTTCTACCGCGAACTGATCGTGCAGGGCATGCGCGAGGGGACGCTGCGCCCCGACCTCGACATCAAGATGACGGCCAACCTGATCCTCTCGGCCGTGAACTGGACCTACACCTGGTACCGTCCCGGCGGCGAACTCACGCCCCGGCAGGTGGCCGAGAGCTTCGCCGACATGCTGCTCTCGGGCCTGCGCGCGCTGCCGGGTACGGAATCCCCCTCCGGGGAGGTGCGGCCATAG
- a CDS encoding SMP-30/gluconolactonase/LRE family protein yields the protein MSLHATRPEFLDLFPEDAAPRQLAGGFTWTEGPTYVPARQAVFFSDVRQNRLLRWSDAGELADEMNPSHHQNGHCVDLQGRLIACSHGLRAIVRQEEDGSWTTLTDRFGGGRLNSPNDVTLHPDGSLWFSDPTYGIDKPEEGYGGTKEQPGNYVYRLDPDGTLSAPIRDRVKPNGLVFVSPERLILSDTGDAQTHAYRLAPAPQDEPGLTWSGPGGQPQAATHERVWFKVEPGKTDGIRVDEQGRLWSSAGDGVHVLTPDGEEIGRVVLPGTVTNLCFGGPQGSTLFMTTGSGFWSIETRTRALHLTL from the coding sequence ATGAGCCTGCACGCGACCCGCCCCGAGTTCCTGGACCTGTTCCCCGAGGACGCGGCCCCCCGGCAGCTGGCGGGCGGCTTCACCTGGACCGAGGGACCGACCTACGTCCCGGCCCGGCAGGCGGTCTTTTTCAGCGACGTGCGCCAGAACCGCCTGCTGCGCTGGTCCGACGCGGGCGAGCTGGCCGACGAGATGAACCCCAGCCACCACCAGAACGGGCACTGCGTGGACCTTCAGGGCCGCCTGATCGCCTGTTCGCACGGCCTGCGCGCCATCGTGCGCCAGGAGGAGGACGGCAGCTGGACCACCCTGACCGACCGTTTCGGTGGCGGGCGGCTCAACAGCCCCAACGACGTGACGCTGCACCCCGACGGCAGCCTGTGGTTCAGCGACCCCACCTACGGCATCGACAAGCCCGAGGAAGGCTACGGCGGCACCAAGGAGCAGCCCGGCAACTACGTCTACCGCCTGGACCCCGACGGCACCCTGAGCGCGCCCATCCGCGACCGGGTCAAGCCCAACGGCCTGGTGTTCGTCAGCCCCGAACGGCTGATCCTCTCGGATACCGGCGACGCCCAGACGCACGCCTACCGTCTCGCGCCCGCCCCGCAGGACGAGCCGGGGCTGACCTGGAGCGGCCCGGGCGGCCAGCCGCAGGCGGCCACGCACGAGCGGGTGTGGTTCAAGGTCGAGCCGGGCAAGACCGACGGCATCCGGGTGGACGAGCAGGGGCGGCTGTGGAGCAGCGCGGGCGACGGCGTACATGTCCTGACCCCGGACGGCGAGGAGATCGGGCGCGTGGTGCTGCCGGGGACCGTCACGAACCTCTGTTTCGGTGGGCCGCAGGGCAGCACGCTCTTCATGACCACCGGCAGCGGCTTCTGGAGCATCGAGACCCGGACGCGCGCCCTGCACCTGACGCTGTAG
- a CDS encoding histidine phosphatase family protein, which produces MTPGPDLDLTLVRHGATAWNEGGRWQGLTDNVLGERGVDEARRLGARLAGLAFDRCESSDLARAVQTAELALPGRPLTLDPRLREISFGEFEGLNVPEMAAHPAYAAWQRDPWQFAPPGGESLGEVAARMRAWATELPGGHTVAFSHSVAIRALLAALLDWAPQPQLAYPLPFPVRLGHTSLSTLRRRGGVWTLHRLGDTAHLEPVAGTEKGAP; this is translated from the coding sequence GTGACCCCGGGCCCGGACCTCGACCTCACCCTGGTGCGCCACGGAGCGACCGCCTGGAACGAGGGGGGCCGCTGGCAGGGCCTGACCGACAACGTGCTGGGCGAGCGCGGCGTGGACGAGGCCCGGCGGCTCGGCGCACGTCTCGCGGGCCTGGCCTTCGACCGCTGCGAGTCGAGCGACCTCGCGAGGGCCGTACAGACGGCCGAACTGGCGCTGCCGGGCCGGCCGCTGACCCTCGACCCCCGGCTGCGCGAGATCAGCTTCGGGGAGTTCGAGGGCCTGAATGTTCCCGAGATGGCCGCGCACCCGGCCTACGCGGCGTGGCAGCGCGACCCCTGGCAGTTCGCCCCGCCCGGCGGCGAGAGCCTGGGCGAGGTCGCCGCGCGGATGCGGGCCTGGGCGACCGAACTGCCCGGCGGCCATACCGTCGCCTTTTCGCACTCGGTCGCCATCCGGGCGCTGCTCGCGGCGCTGCTGGACTGGGCCCCGCAGCCGCAGCTGGCGTATCCCCTGCCCTTTCCGGTGCGGCTCGGGCACACCAGCCTGAGCACCCTGCGCCGCCGGGGCGGGGTCTGGACCCTGCACCGCCTGGGCGACACGGCGCACCTGGAACCGGTGGCCGGGACCGAAAAGGGCGCGCCGTGA